GCTGAGTCAGTCTGTGAGTGAAACCACACAACGGCTGGCCATCCACCAGAATCCGGAACTGCTGGTGCTCGCACACAATCTCCATCTGAGAGAGAGACACAAGATAGAAACAACATTATTGTGATAGAAACTTATGAGCTTTATTAGCTGCATCAAACTCTCCTTTACCTTAAACGGCTCTCCAGGAGCAAAGGGAAAGAAAGACAGGGCAGTTTCTGAAGCGCCCCACTGTCCCGACAGACGAGCGTTACGAAGTACAGCCTTTTCTGAAAAGTTCACCTTCAACTCCAGACCCACATCGCCCTGGATTTCCTCTTCCCCCTCTCCTTTAGACTGGCATGCCACTAACACTACCATACTAAAAAGACAAGCAGAAAAAGATTTTTAACATCAGTTTTAAAACAAACATCATTTCATGGAATGTGAGTTCTGCTTTTTGATCTGTGACGCTCCAGATCAAATCACATTATGAGCCAGCAGTTTCTGGCTAACCCTTAGATGCCAAATATGGCCAGAATTGTCCAATCTGTTTTTAAAACTTCATGGGAATTGACTTTTTCCCACACTGGCAAAACAGAAGTGGACAACAACAGCTGGAAAACCACATTTAGTGCATCAAAAACAAATGTGAAATGTTTAACAAAAACTATGTTTTTAGAagtaaaaagtataaatatttttaatttgcaatCCCTGAAAAGAATTCCTTCCCCAAACATCACatttgtttagattttatttttaaaaagttagttACTTGTTATTTTTGTTATCAGTATACACTGTAAAGTGGTAACCTGCAATTTTAACCtgattgtcacagttctgtctgtttatgtctttggtttcgcccattgtctccccctgttgatctgtgtcattttggtttagccccatcatctgtgtcatcaccgtcacctgtgtttagtaattagtctgtctttataagtctgtttggttcttgagttcaatgtcggtctttaatcgttgaatgtgttcgtgtgtggatgttcctgcttgttcctgcctgttattctaagtatatattaaaagatagtgtttattgtaatattgtttctcgtctcgtccgtccagcacgtctacCTTATAACACTGATTTAACACATTCGGTATTAATTAATGTATACAGGTTGTTTCAGTGATGTTAATATTTCTGACTTGaataaaaccagttgatttaggtGTTTTTTTAGTTACCactgttttctgtgaatgtggcTAAATTGTGTGGTATACACTTCCATTCagaagtttgtgatcagtaagacttgcagtgtctttaaagaagtctcttatgctcatcagggctccatttatttgaacaaaaatacaggaaaaacagtaatattaagaaatggtagtacaatataaaataatggtttctattttaatatttttttaaatataatttaatctaTGGTGCAAAGCTGAAgctcagcagccattactccagtgaaatcattctaatatgctgatttattattagaattacctGTTGGCAAtaattgtgctgccaaatattttttactgtatatatatatatatatatatataaaacagcaCTTCTGTTTCCagcactaataataaatcagcatattagaatgatttctgaaggaccatgtgacactgaatactggcgTAATAATGCTATAAattgagctttgatcacaggaataaattacattttaatgtatattaaaatagaaaaatgttaatttacattgtaataatattttttcccaaattttttattaaataaacacagccttgataagcatataaaacttctttaaaaaaaaaacactgcaaatcTTAATGTTCCCAGACTTTTGAACGGTATACAATATAAGCTATttacactacactcttaaaaataaaggtttcaaaagggtatttttgcagtgatgccatagaagaaccatttttggttccccaaagaacctttcagtgaacacttcttaaaagaaccattttaaagaacattttaaaaatctatagGCTAGAGTCTTTTTCgactttaaagaacattttctgcatttgaaaggtttcataGATGTTTAAGGTAAGCTTCTTTATGGAATAAAGTGCAGATAAATATAAAGTGCAGTCAGATGGGTGCTTTTCCACATGCATTTAAAATGGGTTCTATGTGTTCTCTGTTGGCATCCATGTTTTCTTTTAGCTCCTGTGTGAACTGGAGACGTTAAAACGGTTTAATCCCCGATACAACTGGCTCATTGTGTTACCGCAGTGAAGGCGCGTCTCAATCTCAATGAACCAAGTCATTCAGGATGTGCGGATGTGACAAATGAACGCAAGTACTGGCGAAAGCACAGACAGGTGTGTCTGATACGAACCTTTTGGGCCGCTTGTGAACAATACCCATCACTACCAGCCTCATGGTCGGCCGTAGACCCCCTTTGATCTCCCCAACATACTCCTCCTCCTGCAGGGATAGTATTTTACGGTCAAACATCTAATGCTATTGCCAGGCAAAATACGAATTATTAATGTACTGACTTAAAATAATCACGATATCTTAAACCCATCGCTGCCTGCGCGACAAGAAGGATAAGAAAAGGTTCTCAGTCCATTCATTCTTTTCACAGTTTatagttttaatatgcaaattaggctaCCGAGTCGTATCCTTTATAAATGTAGCAGTCTCATATAAgcaatatgaaatatatttatcAGTGTAGAGTCAAATATACGAGCCCAGTGGGTACGTCACTGTGCCAACACACTCAATCAGTCTCAGTGGCGGATAATAAACTATAAAATCATAGTCATCATAGGCTACTTACGTTTCGGATGTTCCCTTTATCTGTCATGCTTTCCACTCGCTAACGGCTTTAGTTTAGTCGTGCAGGTGTTGCGTTTCAGGCGCGAGGACAATAGCTGTCATGCACAGAATTGATCATCGCAGTGCGCGAGACCGGCGTTGAATCGACGCACCCCGCCTCGCGCCATTCCGTTTCCATAGTAACCATCACAGGCAGGGACTGATGATGACAAAAATACAGTGGTGACTTCagcatatttaaaaatgaatgaatgaatgaatgaatgaatctctGCTTAATATGAGAACATTTACAAAGTCTCGCGATGCCAGAAATACACTAGCCTACAAATTATGAAGGCTAAAACCAGATAAGTTTTATTCGAATAATTACTGTGTTTATTCTTATACATTAAAGGCGGAAGTTATACCATGATAAACACTAATTCACTTGGGAATAAGCTTATATAATAGTGGAATCACAAACATGGACAATATACTCAAGAGACATAATTAGCTCCCAAGTACCAGCAGGTGTATTGTTTTACTTTCCCATCTAACCAGTCCTGCTCTTTGTTTCTGCAATATGTTTTTACCACCCGGAGAGAGTTTCCAAGGCTTTTTTAGCTTCAAATTATTATCAAGTTTCCCAGTGTCAATGTCAAGGTTGCTTGTATACACCAGAATAGCATGTAAGCATGTTTCATTCTGGCTTTCGGTACAGATTCTCAGTTAAAACGGAAAGAACTTTCTTGTCAAATAGCTACTAACAATTGTGGCATCAATACAACCGCATCTGTGTTGAGCCAAGTCACTAACtatcaaaaaaatataaataattttacaataaATCCCTAAGATTATAGGTCACAACAACCATtaaccaaaaatataaaaaaaataactgcaTATATGAGCCATTGTACAAAATTAATccaaagtcagaattgaatgTCTTGGGGGGAAAAAGTGTCTTTTTCCACAAAATCTGTATGTATGCAAACTGTATAATATCCaatgtacacatttctagtataTGTGAagtctcatattgtattttcataaagttttggcatatttgtcctttccccaaatttgtcactactgcaacacagtaataataatttaattaagggTTATATAGACCTAttttttaagattttgcttacatctactttgtaaatataaatttttatagaggtaaaacaataacaattacatttttaacaatatttcaagtctaatttatgagatttgttgtattttaaattaaaattttctttATAAAAGGGAAAAAGTGTATCATAccgatttcaaacttaaggattcattagtttgaatatatattttaacttgcaaactaaaacactactaaaatacaaaaaaaaaatattttgtttatttcactCAAATATGAGGACTATGTGTTTCCTTGTGTCACTATATACCAAAACAACGATgacatgtttcagtcgtgacaattttatgggataaacccattattattattattattatattttcaaagATGCtgatcagcacatggttagccaGCGAAATGTTATGGAAAAACTCTGAAAAAGTGTGCTTACCTGCAGAAAAaaaggtgtttggtagtgacaCACAGATTCTTCAGACTTttggacacattttttttttttttacattaagtgtcatgatttacaaagaaaatatgaaataaatattttttttaactttactttaaaaaaataaaataaaaaagatatttttaaaaacaacagtgaaataaaataaaatggaaaattaaattaaatattgtttttataagttgaaatttagaaaTGTAGGacttagggttcgggacagccacctcccaattgaaagcacccaataaattatgattttgaacacattaagcttaatattttaaatatcattgtgggtttcaatagataatagaaggatcttagtaaacatctaagatttgaatacttaaatgtgttttttggttgtgggacagcagtttggaccaattctATTAGAATGGCCTATATAATACTGCGAGAGAGATTGACATATTTGGACCACTGAGAGGCAATCGTTACACAAAAGATAATCTAATAAGTGTCTTCCTCCAGGGGTCGCTTATAGTCGAGCAAAAAGGTAAAATCCCCTTTTGACTCGCATTCAAATCTTAGGCGTTTTTTTTCAACttgattaattttaataaaatgtaatttttaatctGTCAATCTGAAGGATTAGTACCTAAATTTAGGTTATAATCAACTATAGGAATGTCAATAATATGGCTTTTAAAATCATTTATCACAAACGACAATGATTGGCTCATCCATCCAGCGCTGAGAAAAGTATCGGGTATCACTTGACTACGTCAGCAATCGCAGTAAATTTACTTACACCTGAGTAATGGCTAGCAATTTAATTGTCACCAAAAATGAGAATTGCTAATTAATTAGAAGCCCAGCCCACTGTGATACACAGTTTCATCGCAATTGCCATTCTTACCCCTATTTCATTTCTATTGTTTTGACCCTTGAACTGACAGGTCCTCGATCAGCTGATCGAGTCACATGACTCGGCTCTCTCATGGCCACATACAGCTGATGCCAAGCGCATTTGAACGCGCTGTTCTCTGGTCTGAGATATAAAGGACAAACCAAAATCGTAAGTGCTGatttaattacttatttattCTTGTACATCAGCATAAAGCGACGTACAGTATTTTGATAGTGTAGTCAATTTGCCATCCTCCAAACTATTTCATGTGGACAGTGTCTGTTGTTTTGCTGTCATTATTTCACTTTAACCAAAGTTCAAATCACACTGATCGCAATGTAAACACCTTATGGAGGTCGTTAATAACAGCTATCACTTCCATAACTTTTTCTGCTTTAGAATAGCTTTTAACTTTATTAACCGATTCTGATCTTCTCACATGAATTCTGTACAGTTTTGTCAGCTttggatttgtttattattatatctTGTCGTTATCACTTTATTCGAAATGAATGCTTTTGTAGACCTCTATCAAAAAACTGTGCATATATTCTGAATTTGATTTGATATCGCTGTTGACATACTGTTACAAAAACGCTAAtgattttttctttcattttctgtccTGTATCTGTCAGATGTGGAATACGTAATATCATCTGAGGCCAGTAATCTTTCCGTGGACCTCAAAAGACTGCTGAATCAAAGCGGACTATCTATCATGCATCCATTTGGACGTGAAGAAGAGACCTCCAGACGCGAGCTCTTCGGCTTCTTCACTCGGTGTTTGAAGCGCGGTGAGTGGGAGCTTGCGGCAGCCTGCGTGGGTCAGCTCGGTGATAGGCGCAAAGATGATCTCCATAGCCCGCATGACATCGTTAAAGCCATCGTTACCCACCCATACCCGCTCAGGTGAGTGACCCCGAGAGGAATAAACAACAGAACCAATGTTGAGAACAATAATGTAAACAAATCTATTTTCCTCTTTCTTGTTGGTGGTTACAATAGTTATATTAACTCTTGACGGAAACTGTGGTTAACTTACTAATATGGTTTAGGTTGTATAAGAGGcacttatttcatttaatttcacatgtctgtttttctttttcttatacCCAGGTGGGAAACAGTGGGCAGTCCTCACAGACTGGCCTGGTATTGGCTTCAAGTTCTGGAAAAGCAGACTAAAATAAAGGTGTGTGTTTTCCGCTCgatatacagttgaaatcaaaagtttacatacaccttgcagaatctgcaaaaagttgattattttaccaaaataagagtgatcatacaaaatgcatgtttatttttcatttagtactgacctgaataagatatttcacatatgtttgtcaagatgtttacatatagtccacaagagataatAGTAAtagataatagttgaatttataaaaatgaccccatttaaagtcatacacttgattcttaatactatgttgttacccgaatgatccacagctgtgtttttttatgtttagtgattgttgttcatgaatcctttgtttgtcctgaacagttaaactgcccgctgttttttaaaaaatccttcaggtcccacaaattctttgttttttcagcatttttgtgtatctaaaccctttacaacaatgactgtataattttgagacccgtctttccacactgaggacaactaaggggctCGTATGCAAATTAACTTAGGCaatttacctgttcaggacaaacaagggactcatgaacaattatcactaaaacagctgtggatcatttaggtaacagcacagtattaagaatcaagtgtatgtaaattcaactattattttctcttatggactatatgtaaacgtcttttatgtgaaatatcttattcaggtcagtactaatctTATTcaagacagtactaaataaaaaaataacatgcattttgtatgattcctcttattttgataaaataattaacattttgcagattctgcatggtgtatgtaatattttgacttcaactgtaatttcTCATGGATGCTTCAAGCATTGAGCATTCATCCCTGTCATCAGAACCTATTTTTCCTGATGCAGAGTATGGTTTCCTTTCTCTGCAGGTGAGCAGGTCTGTGAAGAGAGAACTGGAGTTCATGTTGCTTCTAGAGGAACTTGAAGATGTGCCCCTGTCTGTACTTAAGGTATGATGAATTCCAACTAATGTATGCTGCCTCCAAATGCATGTAGAGTGTAAAGTAAGATAGTCCTGACACTGTTGTAACAACTTTATGGCTTTTTGTTCACAAACCTTTGATTATTTCCTTTGAACTCTGATAAGGTTCAACTCTATCAGTTGCTGTTGTGCACGTGTGCACAGTTGAGCAAGACATACAGTATAGTAACTTTGTCTTTTTgtactcttttctttttttcatttccaAGAAATATTGCATCCACTTTCCATGCTAAGAAGTAATAATTTTGCAATATAcacttgtttttttcccccaaatttaTTATCTCTATAAGCAGTAAAATCCTTTAGTGAAGAGCTTTAATCCATGACCCAAATCAACCACTAGTTCTTTGGTCTAATTTATGAGGCAATGATCTCACAATTGCCAAATTGAAAATAACAGAACAAACACTGTGCTGTCACAATAGCAAATGTTCATCAGAATTTTGCATACAAAAAAGGTCCAAAAGGTCTGTTGTCAATAATGTAAGTGAGATTTATACGCTAAAAGTGAAAATCAAGTGCCgtcttacgtttttttttttttttttttttactcatttttagAAGTCGTTTAACTCAGATATATGTCAAAATAAGGAAGAAACGATGAATGCAATTGGTGTTTTAAGGAGACTTATTATGCCCTTTTTTCTGTAATATAAGTCTCCGgtatccccagaatgtgtctcTGAAGTTTCAACTCAAAATACCCTACAGATCTtatttcattttgaaaatgcctattttgagtggaagcagaaacacgctgttttcatgcATTTCATGCAttttctctttaaatgcaaatgagctgctgctctccGCCCCCTCTTCCAGAACAGGACTGTGCCTTCACAGCTCAtagctcagatactctgctaagaAACATCTGTttagttttgattatcatgtctgtcgtgctgaaatcatgcgttttaaaccacaTCCGAAGCAGGCGCACAATAAgtggctgtcacacggcatgcgagtactaaactaagttctctttcatgtcttattgcgcttaaactgccACATACagacaagtttatgttaaaaacacacaggagttacaaaaacagtctgttATGTTTGTGAAGGTgcacagctgggaaagaaattgcatgtttatattagatctgtgtggcagcagcgtaatatacagtaaataaatcaataaatccactgctctcttgtctcctctgaggctgggactctaaatagtgttctgtgctcatctgtgcagccaacgaaACCGGTTAGCAAGCTTTGCTCAAACCTTTGCTATGGCATAAGAACTGGTACATCGTTGTCGCCTGTAAAAACAAAATGATGGCATTGTGGGAGGAAACGTGTAGATTAAagggtggtaatattataataagatccccttatcACGTCACAGGTGGAGTGAAATTTGACACGCTTATTTTTTCACATTCCTTTTCAGTAAAAGGTTTATCAAAACGAAGTTACTGTGTTGCCTTTTTCCATGTTTtctaggttggtagatgcactagGGACCCAATTATAGCCCTTAAACACTTAAAATGTCAGATTTTCTTGATGTGTCACCTTTAGCTTTAAAAGCCCTACTTTTTTTCATAACCTTTGTTCTATTTCTTCTGTAGGAGCTGCATGAAGCTTTCCTGTACTCTGAGAAAGTAAAGAAAAAGATTCCAGGTGATTCCACCCCTCCACTGAGTGCCGCTGTTCTATCCTGCCTCCGTACTCTTTTAACCCGCCAGCAGCCGCGACTCTGCCACTCTCTCATCAGCTTCCTTCAGCACTCAGGCCACTCCAGAGACCATGCCTTACAGGACGTCTTCATCCAGCACCTCACCCAGCGAGTGAACGTACCTGTGGATGAGAGGAACGAGAAATGGGTGGAGGAAGTGTGTTCAGTTCTGGCCTTAGCACCGTGGGGGCCGGAGAGGTCAAATGCTCAGCTAGAGACCCTGTGGGAGGGTGTGTGGTCAGCTAGAGAAGGGCCCATGACGGAGGAGAGAATTCTGGGATGTCTGCTAAGGCCGCAGGGACATGCACTGTTGATGGCATACAGCGCCACAGCGCTCAGACTGCTCAAAGAGAAACTGCTAAGAGAGGCACCACACACACAGGGTGAGTCAATGAAATTTAATTAGGTACTACAAACAACCTGGTACAGAATCAATTTTATTTGTGTAATCATGTATATTTTTTCAGTGGATCTTGTAGCCGTTGTAATGTCATAATGTATCTGTAAACTAAAACTAGATCAACAGTATGTCAACTGTAATTTAAAGTCTTACGGTGAGACACTGCAGTGGAATAaggaaaaataaagaaaagttatcaccttacttacccagttaattgattatattgataattgcaaacatattttttgtattacatgttttctaaaatgttaggtttaaatattcaaattaggcataatttaatgaaatatgcgctaatttgcatacatttctagaacaaaatTCGAATCACTGGATTAAGTCATTTTcaaaattcatgtttatttttgtttttttacatatttgagtcaaatgttttacagaggggatttggggtatctcattttgtctctccataattctgaaaaaacagagagaaaacaatgtattttttttaccattttagagggaataaaatgttgtataaaatcaagcaaattatatatgaacaaatccctctgtaaaaaccttctagaatataaacaggaataaaaatgtaaagtttgatgtatgtaagtgttactgaagtggagatttatggctcagtgtaggagaaaagtttttgagaaaacggcctttaaaaatatgtattgtaattgaaatgtattgacacaaatagataaagtgctataaaagaaacacttaacagtgtcttttcactagtctgaaaaaactatACCtgtagtgtctccccttaaaaggCAAATCTGAGCTATGATTAATAGTTGTATTGCTTCCAGTTTGTGTGTTTGGTTTTAAGGAAGTTAAGGAGATTTTTATTGGTATATATGCTACCTCCTTTACTTTGAATTTTCACACTTCTGCTCATGTGGTCATAGATCCTTCCCAAAAAAGTTCAGTTGTCACACCATTTGCATGTGATCTTTTTTTTAAGCTGACATAATTGTGTTGATGCTTGTCAAACCTCATCTCTATTTCCTTCTAGTTGATTTGCCTGATCTGGAAAGAGTCATGCTTGGCTTGTGCTGTCATGGTGACAAGCGTTTGGTGTGGAAAGCCATTTACTTTGAGTGTTTGAGCACTGGAAAGCACTTTCTGGAGCAGGTCTTGGTAGGTGTACACAATGAGGCCAACTGAGACCTAGAAATAagtattttactgttttaattcCTGAAGTTAGTCAGTGAGACTTACAAGTTAATCAAGTTTCATTCtttgaaaaacagcatttattaaagtgTATAGATGAAAGCAGCACAGTGTTTGCTCTAGTTTTATAATTGCATGGTCCATCCTTATTGTTTGCAGCTTACTGGTTTAGATCTAATAAAGCGGGAGGAATTCACCAAACTGGAAACACTATTGCAGGCTGAGTTTCAGCCTTTGTCCCGCCTCTTGTTGTTGATGGGCTGGATGCATTGTCAAAGCCTGGATTCTGCCAAGACCCTTCTGAGAGTTCTACATCACCAACAGGTCAGTTGTCAGACATTTGATTAATGGTACAAAGTGTCGTCCCCTCTGCTGCTTATTCTGGTCGATAGAACGTTAATAGATTGGTGTGGCAAATAGTTGCACAGAAATGTTTGCCTATAACCAGCTACACAATATAAACCAAAAAAACATTCACTGTAGCAACCCAGTACCTTGTCAGACAGGCCTTTCATGTCATGGACCTTTCCTTACcccaaacccccccccccccacacacacacacacttcacttTCTatctaaaattaaacaaaaaaaaaatcccctcCAGCTAAGGTGTGATCTTGACTTGAGCATTTCTGTCATGTGCCATGATTGCGTTGCAACACTACTGAGGTGTACACCTTAAATAGTTTGTTGAGTCTGTTAGATATATGACATTCGGAAGTGTTATTGATTGATATTTTGTCTCTATTTGACAGCTGTGGGCCTGTGATAGACTGCctgtttatttatgtttatttgaaTGTCTAATATGTTTATGTACACTTgtggtcaaaaatttacatacactttgcagtatctgcaaaatgttaattattttacgaatatgagagggatcatacgaaatgaatgttattttttatttagtactgacgtaaataagatattttacatattgtcaacaagagaaaacaatagttgaattaatacAAATTACTTTGTTCAAAactgattcttaatgctgtgttgttacctgaatgatccaaagcagttttttgtttagtcatagtTTTGTGTAGTGATTTAGTAGGTAgcgttttgtgtatttaaactctttccaacaatgactgtatggttttgagatccatcttttcacactgaggacaactgagagactcatatgcagctattacagaaggttcaaatgctcactgatacttcagaaggaaaaactatgcattaagagccaactaaatttgaagatcagggtaaatttaacttattttgtcttctgggaaatatgaaagtgacttctgaagggcagtattaaatgaagaaaaaaaaaaaaaaagaaagatatttaggcaaaagaagaaaaaagtagCCTACGcctctttattctgttcaaaagtttacacccctggttcttaatgcatcgttttccctTCTAAAATGTCATtaagtgtttgaaacttctgtaatagttgcatatgagtcattcagttgtcctcagtgtgaaaagatggatatcaaaattatacagtcattgctggaaaaggttcaaatacacaaaaatgaagaaaaaccaaagaatttgtgggacctgaaggatttttctgaagaacagcaggcagtttaactgttcatgacaaataaggggcttatgaacaactatcactaaacaaaaaataattaacattatgcagattttgcacggtgtatgtaaacttttgacttaaactgtgtATAATAATTCCACATTAGTGTGTgtgaatatataaataattaagttatttttttcaTTCTCTCTGTAGCCTCAGAAAAATGATTCAGTATTGTGTGAGATAG
Above is a genomic segment from Garra rufa chromosome 2, GarRuf1.0, whole genome shotgun sequence containing:
- the LOC141326219 gene encoding galectin-related protein B, with product MTDKGNIRNEEEYVGEIKGGLRPTMRLVVMGIVHKRPKSMVVLVACQSKGEGEEEIQGDVGLELKVNFSEKAVLRNARLSGQWGASETALSFFPFAPGEPFKMEIVCEHQQFRILVDGQPLCGFTHRLTQLASLTALRVHGDLQLTKVA